The genome window GGCTGCTCTTCCCATTGCTCGATGACCACGGTGGAACCGTAGGGCAACTCGTCGCCGACCAGGCGGAAGATCTTCTCGCGGATGAGTTCGCTGGCGATGAAGCGCACCGGCCGGTCGGTCAGGGTGTCTTCCTCGAACATGGGCTCGCCTTCGGGCAGGCCCTTGGCGATTTCGTCCAGCAGATGGTCGAGCTGGCGCGACTTGGCGGCGCTGACCGGCACGACGGCATCGTAGGGGTGCAGCCCCATGATGCGCGATACGTAGGGAAACAGCGCGTCGCGGTCCTTGAGCAGGTCGGTCTTGTTCACGGCCAGGATGCGCCGCGCCCGCGCCGGCAGCAGGGGCAGCAGGTTGGCGTCGCCCTCGGACCACTTGCCGGCCTCGACCACGTGCACCACGGCGTCCACGTCGGCCAGCGCCTGGGTCACCACCCGGTTCATCATGCGGTTCATCGCGCCGCCGTGGCGGGTCTGGAACCCGGGCGTGTCGACGAACACGAATTGCTCGGGGCCTCGCGTGAAGACGCCGTGGATGCGGTGGCGCGTGGTCTGCGCCTTGCGCGAGACGATGCTGACCTTGGCGCCGATCAGCGCGTTCAGCAGGGTCGACTTGCCCACGTTGGGCCGGCCGACGATGGCGACGAAACCGCAGCGGCTGGCGGTGGAGGAATCTGAAGACATGGTCATTTCTTGACAGCGGGCTGGCTCGAGGCGGACAGGGTCTCGCCCGCAGGCTGCGGCGCCGAAGGTACTGCCTGGGGTTCTTTCCGGGGAGCGGCCGCCGGGACCGGCGCCTTGCCTTCGGCCGCCTGGGTCGAGGTGATCTTGGCGACCGGCGCCTCGGTGACGACGGGCGCCTTGGCGGCAATCGGCGCGGCGGCCGAGGCGGCGCCCTCTCCAGCCTTGGCCGAATCGTCCGGCACTTCCTGCGCCACCGCCACCGGCAGCGACAACTGCGCCGTCTTGCGCGCACGAGGCGAGCGCTTGGCGGGCGTCGGGTTGGCGGCCAGCGCCGCCTCCAGTGCCTGCTTGGCGGCCGCCTGCTCGGCGGCGCGGCGGCTGCCGCCTATGCCGACCACCTGCACATCCAGCTTGGGGATGGCGCACTCGACTTCGAATTCCTGGCTGTGGGCCGCGCCGTGCGTGGCCACCACCGTGTAGACCGGCAGCGCAATCTTGCGGCCCTGCAGGTATTCCTGCAGCAGCGTCTTGGCGTCCTTGCCCAGCGTCTTGGGATCGACGGTTTCGAGCACCGGCTTGTAGAGTCGGGCGATTACCGCGCTGGCCGCATCGAAGCCGCCATCCATGAAGATGGCGCCGAAGATGGCCTCGAGCGTGTCGGCCAGGATGGAGGGCCGGCGGAAACCGCCGCTTTTCAGCTCGCCTTCGCCCAGCCGCAGGAAACGCGACAGTTCCACCCGCTGCGCGATATCCGCCAGCGACGCCTGCTTGACCAGGTTCGCGCGCAGGCGGGACAGGTCGCCTTCGTCGATGCGGGCGAAGCGGTCATACAGCAAGGAGGCGATCGCGCAATTCAGCACGCTGTCGCCCAGGAATTCCAGGCGCTCGTTGTGCCTGCTGCTATGGCTGCGATGCGTCAGCGCCTGCTCCAGCAGGCTCTTGTTCTTGAAACTGTAGGCGAGGCTGGTTTCGAGGGTCATGGCTCCCCCCTGCGCGCTGCGGGCGCTTGCAATGGGGTGCGACAGGCGGAGGTAGGCGACGAGTTCATGCGGTGCGGCGCATGGCGCAAGACATCAATGGAAGCGGCCAATCCGTTTCAGGTCCCCGAAGTTCATCCAGACGAAAAACGCCTTGCCCACGATATTCGAATCCGGCACGAAACCCCAATACCGGCTGTCCGCGCTGTTATCCCGATTATCGCCCATGACGAAATAATTGCCTGCGGGCACTTTGCAACGCACGCCCTCGCGGGAATATTCGCAAGCGTCCCGGTTCGGAAAGCCGCCAAACGGATCGATTTCCGGCGAACGCCGCTCATCTATCAATATCTGGTGTTCTACACCTTTGATATTTTCGTTATACAACGCGGCATAGGAAACCCGGTCGGGGTCGAAGTATTCCCCTATTTTCTTCGTGGGTATTTCCTGGCCATTGATGGTCAACCGCTTGTTCAGGTAGGCCACTTCGTCGCCCGGCACGCCGATCACGCGCTTGATGTAGTCGACCTGCGGATCGACCGGATAGCGGAAGACGACGACGTCGCCGCGCTGGGGGTCACCCAGCGGGACGACCTTCTTGTCCACGATGGGCAGGCGCAGGCCGTACGAGAACTTGTTGACCAGGATGAGATCGCCGATCTGCAGCGTGGGGATCATCGAGCCGGATGGGATGCGGAATGGCTCGACCACGAACGAGCGCAGCACGAATACGAACAGGATGACCGGGAAGAAGCTGACCGAATACTCCACCCACCACGGCATCTTGCCGGCGCGGTCCACCACTTCCTGGCGCTGGCGCACGACTTCGGTCTCGCCGCTGGCGGCGCGTACCGACTGGGCGCGCCCGGCGTCGAACTCGGCGGCGGCGCGGGCCATGCGGGCGGCGCGCTGCGGGCGCAGCGATACGCGGTCGAATGCCCAGACGATGCCGGTCACGACCAGCAGCACGAACAGGATCAGCGCGAAATTCAGGCTCATGCCGCCTTCCCCTCGATATGATTCACAACACCGCGGTTCATTTGTCCTCCACCTGCAGAATGGCCAGGAAGGCCTCTTGCGGAATCTCGACGCTGCCGACCTGCTTCATGCGCTTCTTGCCGGCCTTTTGCTTTTCGAGCAGCTTCTTCTTGCGGGAAATGTCCCCGCCGTAGCACTTGGCCAGCACGTTCTTGCGCAAGGCCTTGACGTTCTCGCGCGCGATGACCTCGGCGCCGATGGCGGCCTGGATGGCCACGTCGTACATCTGGCGGGGAATCAGCTCGCGCATGCGGGCGGTCACGTCCCGTCCGCGGGCGCGGGCGTTGGCGCGGTGCACGATGAGCGACAGCGCGTCGACCTTGTCGCCGTTGATCAGCAGGTCGACTCGCACCACGTCGGCGCTGCGGTATTCCTTGAACTCGTAGTCCATCGAGGCATAGCCCCTGGACACGGACTTGAGCTTGTCGAAGAAGTCCAGGACGATCTCGGCCAGCGGGATCTCGTAGGTCAGGTGGACCTGGCGGCCGTGGTAGGCCATGTTGATCTGGATGCCGCGCTTGGCCGTGCACAGGGTGATGACCGGCCCCACGTACTCCTGCGGCATGAACAGCGTGACCGTGACGATGGGCTCGCGCACGTCGGCGATCTTGCCCACCTCGGGCATCTTGGACGGGCTGTCGACGGTGACCACCGACCCGTCGCGCAGCTCGACCTCGTAGACCACCGACGGCGCGGTGGTGATGAGGTCCATGTCGAACTCGCGCTCGAGCCGCTCCTGCACGATTTCCATGTGCAGCAGCCCCAGGAAACCGCAGCGGAAGCCGAAGCCCAGCGCCTGCGACACCTCGGGGTCGTACATCAGCGCGGCGTCGTTGAGCTTGAGCTTTTCCAGCGAATCGCGCAGCGAGTCGTACTCGCTGGATTCGACCGGGTAGAGGCCAGCGAACACCTGCGGCTTGATCTCCTTGAAACCCGGCAGCGGCGTGGCCGCCGGCTTGGAGGCGTGGGTGATGGTATCGCCCACCTTGGCGTGCTTGAGTTCCTTGATGCCGGCGATGATGAAACCCACTTCCCCCGCCGACAGGTGCGTGCGGGCCTCGGACTTGGGCGTGAACACGCCGACCTGCTCGCACAGGTGGGTTGCCCCCGTGGCCATCAGCAGCAGCTTTTCCTTGGGCTTGAGCACGCCGTTGATCACGCGCACCAGCATCACCACGCCCACGTAGTTGTCGAACCACGAATCGATGATCAGCGCCTGCAGCGGTTCGGTGGCGCTGCCCTCGGGCGGCGGGATACGGGCGATGACCGCGTCCAGGATGTCGTCGATCCCCATGCCGGTCTTCGCGCTGGCCGGGATGGCGTCATCCGCGGGGATCCCGATGACTTCCTCGATTTCCTGCTTGGCGGTTTCCGGATCGGCCTGCGGCAGGTCCATCTTGTTCAGCACCGGCACGACCTCGACGCCCAATTCGATGGCCGTATAGCAGTTGGCAACGGTCTGCGCCTCCACGCCCTGGGAGGCATCGACCACCAGCAGCGCGCCCTCGCAGGCCGACAGCGAGCGGCTGACTTCGTACGAGAAGTCCACGTGCCCCGGGGTGTCGATCAGGTTCAGGTTGTAGGTCTTGCCGTCCCGCGCCTGATAGTGCAGCGCGGCGGTCTGAGCCTTGATCGTGATGCCGCGCTCGCGCTCGATGTCCATCGAGTCGAGTACCTGGGCCTCCATTTCCCGATCCGACAAGCCCCCGCAGCGATGGATGATGCGGTCGGCAAGCGTCGATTTGCCGTGGTCGATGTGGGCAATGATGGAGAAATTGCGAATGTGCTGCATGCGATCCAAGTAGTAAGCCCACCCCCTACGCGCTGCGCGCGCCCCTTCAAGGGGGCGCGGCACTGGCTGACCGGCGAGGCCGGGTCCGCGGTGCCCTTGGGGATTTGCAAAAAAAGGGGGCGCAACGCGCCCCGCCTGTATCAGCCGTGCGGGACGTTCCCGCACGGCCTGCCCGATAGATATGTCGCGACCCGGCATTTTACCGCCGAGCGCGAATGTCTGCCCGACTACCTCGTGGGCCGTATCGGCACCCACTGGGTCAGGTCGTCGCGCCGGACCAGCACGCCATGGACCTTGTTCCGGTCGATCTTGGCCACCAGCCCGTTGAACTGCGACGCGCCGGTGATTTCGGTATTGTCCAGCGCCAGGATGACATCCCCCTGGCGGATACCGGCCCGGGCGGCGGGACCGTCGGCGGCATCCACCTGCACCCCGCCCCGGACTCGCAGCTCGCGGCGGCGGGCGGCCGGCAGGTCGGACACCGCCAGGCCCAGCACGTTGGTCTTCTGGGCCTGGCTGCCGCCCTCGTCCTGGCGGGCGGCGGCGGCCTTGTCCGGCTCGAGTTCGCCCACGGTGATGGACAGGTCGCGGGTGCTGCCACGCCGCCAGACCTGAATCGTGGCCTTGGTGCCCGGCTTGGTCTCGCCCACCGTGCGCGGCAGGTCGGACGAACGCTCGATGGTCTTGCCGTTGAACTTCAGGATGACGTCGCCCGGCTCGATCCCGGCCTTCTCGGCGGGACTGCCCGGCTCCACCATGCCCACCGAGGCGCCGGCCGTGCGGCCCAGCCCGATGGCATCGGCGACTTCCTTGCTGACTTCGCCGATCTGCACGCCGATGCGGCCACGGATGACCCGCCCGCTGGAACGCAGCTGGTCGACCACGCGCATGGCTTCGTCGATGGGAATGGCCAGCGAAATGCCCATGAAGCCGCCGCTGCGGGAGATGATCTGCGAATTGATGCCCACCACCTCGCCGCGCATGTTCAGCAGCGGGCCGCCGGAGTTGCCGGGGTTGACCGCCACGTCGGTCTGGATGAACGGCAGGTAGTCGCCCGTATCCCGGCCGGTGGCGCTGACGATGCCCGCGGTAACGGTGGAATCGAGCCCGAATGGCGAGCCGATGGCCATCACCCACTCGCCCTTGCGCAACTGGGTGGGATCGCCGGGCTTGAGCGGGGTCATGCCCGCGGCCTCGACCTTGATCAGGGCCACGTCGGTGCGTTCGTCCGAGCCGATGACCTTGGCCTTGAATTCGCGGCGGTCCGTCAGCGTGACGTAGATGTCGTCGGCGCCGTTGACGACGTGGTGGTTGGTCAGGATGTAGCCGTCGGCCGAGATGAAGAACCCCGATCCCACGCCACGCGGCACCTCCTGGCCCTCGTCATTGTTGCCCGGAGGGGTCGGCTGCCGGGGCCCCCGGCCGGGAGGCACGAAATCGGGGCCGAAGAACCAGCGGAAAAGCTCGTAGGGATCCTGGCCGCCCCCGCCGCCATAGGGGCCGCGCGCCACGGCCCGGGCGGTGGTTCGGATGTTGACCACGGCCGGATCGGCCTTGGCCACCAGATCGGTGAAATCAGGCAGGGCCCGAGTCTGCGCCTGGGCCGCCGGCTGGCCGGCCACCAGCAGCAACGCGGCGAACAAGGCCAGCAGCAACGCGGTGCCCAGGGTCGAGCACACCCGTTTCATTGGATGCGGATAGCGCGCAGCACCATGGAAAACTGACATGTAAGCTCCGGGTAAAGAAAAGGCAGGAAACCGGCAGCACTCAGGGCTTGCGCGCGGCCACCGGCGTATAGCTTATCGAATCGGCGATCTGCTGGATCGTGCCCAGGGGCGCCTCGCCCAGCACGGTGATCCAATGGTCGCCCAGGCGGCGCCCCACCACGTTGATAGCGCCGCGGACGCCCGGCCCGACCTGCTTGGGATGCGATTCGCTATAGGGTTCGATGAAGACGGAGATCGCCGCCAGGCCATCCGAGAGCATGACCTGCTTGACGTCGGGCTTGCCGCCCATCGACCGCTGGACTTCCATCATCCTGTGGAAACCCACCGGCTCGCCCACCTTCCAGCCGAGATCGGCCAGCTTGACCGGCTTGAGCTGCGTGCGCACGACGCGCCAGCCCTCGGTCTTCCAGCGCGGCTTGAGCTGCTTGCGGTCGACATCCGCCCCCACCTGCAGCGCGATGAACGCGACCTGCTCGACCACCTCGTCCTCGGGCGACAGGGTCTGGGCTCGCAGCAGCAGCCCGGAACTGCTGTCGGCGCACAGCCGGTAGCCATAGCGGTCGTTGTCCCGGGGACGCAGGGTAATGACCTGGCAATCGCGGTCGGCCACGCGCTCGGGCTCGGCCTCGACGCTGACGTCGTAGTGTTCGCCCAGTTGGTCCGGACCGCCTATCATCAGGCCGGGAAAACGGTCGCGGGCGGTGCGCGTCTCGATCAGCACCGCGCGCTTCTGCGGCAGCAGGCACTGGATCTCGTCGTCCTTGCGCAGAAACTCCAACGGCTGGCCGTCGAGCAGTTCCAGCCGCTCGTGCTCGCTCTTGCCGTCGTAGACGTGGGTGATGCGGGAAGACTGCATCGAGGCGCCCTGCTGATAC of Pigmentiphaga sp. H8 contains these proteins:
- the era gene encoding GTPase Era; the encoded protein is MSSDSSTASRCGFVAIVGRPNVGKSTLLNALIGAKVSIVSRKAQTTRHRIHGVFTRGPEQFVFVDTPGFQTRHGGAMNRMMNRVVTQALADVDAVVHVVEAGKWSEGDANLLPLLPARARRILAVNKTDLLKDRDALFPYVSRIMGLHPYDAVVPVSAAKSRQLDHLLDEIAKGLPEGEPMFEEDTLTDRPVRFIASELIREKIFRLVGDELPYGSTVVIEQWEEQPRVTRIAACVIVDRDSHRPILLGTGGERMKRIATEARQDIAKLIDKPVHLEIYVKVRKGWAERESALRDLGYE
- the rnc gene encoding ribonuclease III, which produces MTLETSLAYSFKNKSLLEQALTHRSHSSRHNERLEFLGDSVLNCAIASLLYDRFARIDEGDLSRLRANLVKQASLADIAQRVELSRFLRLGEGELKSGGFRRPSILADTLEAIFGAIFMDGGFDAASAVIARLYKPVLETVDPKTLGKDAKTLLQEYLQGRKIALPVYTVVATHGAAHSQEFEVECAIPKLDVQVVGIGGSRRAAEQAAAKQALEAALAANPTPAKRSPRARKTAQLSLPVAVAQEVPDDSAKAGEGAASAAAPIAAKAPVVTEAPVAKITSTQAAEGKAPVPAAAPRKEPQAVPSAPQPAGETLSASSQPAVKK
- the lepB gene encoding signal peptidase I — its product is MSLNFALILFVLLVVTGIVWAFDRVSLRPQRAARMARAAAEFDAGRAQSVRAASGETEVVRQRQEVVDRAGKMPWWVEYSVSFFPVILFVFVLRSFVVEPFRIPSGSMIPTLQIGDLILVNKFSYGLRLPIVDKKVVPLGDPQRGDVVVFRYPVDPQVDYIKRVIGVPGDEVAYLNKRLTINGQEIPTKKIGEYFDPDRVSYAALYNENIKGVEHQILIDERRSPEIDPFGGFPNRDACEYSREGVRCKVPAGNYFVMGDNRDNSADSRYWGFVPDSNIVGKAFFVWMNFGDLKRIGRFH
- the lepA gene encoding translation elongation factor 4 yields the protein MQHIRNFSIIAHIDHGKSTLADRIIHRCGGLSDREMEAQVLDSMDIERERGITIKAQTAALHYQARDGKTYNLNLIDTPGHVDFSYEVSRSLSACEGALLVVDASQGVEAQTVANCYTAIELGVEVVPVLNKMDLPQADPETAKQEIEEVIGIPADDAIPASAKTGMGIDDILDAVIARIPPPEGSATEPLQALIIDSWFDNYVGVVMLVRVINGVLKPKEKLLLMATGATHLCEQVGVFTPKSEARTHLSAGEVGFIIAGIKELKHAKVGDTITHASKPAATPLPGFKEIKPQVFAGLYPVESSEYDSLRDSLEKLKLNDAALMYDPEVSQALGFGFRCGFLGLLHMEIVQERLEREFDMDLITTAPSVVYEVELRDGSVVTVDSPSKMPEVGKIADVREPIVTVTLFMPQEYVGPVITLCTAKRGIQINMAYHGRQVHLTYEIPLAEIVLDFFDKLKSVSRGYASMDYEFKEYRSADVVRVDLLINGDKVDALSLIVHRANARARGRDVTARMRELIPRQMYDVAIQAAIGAEVIARENVKALRKNVLAKCYGGDISRKKKLLEKQKAGKKRMKQVGSVEIPQEAFLAILQVEDK
- a CDS encoding DegQ family serine endoprotease, yielding MKRVCSTLGTALLLALFAALLLVAGQPAAQAQTRALPDFTDLVAKADPAVVNIRTTARAVARGPYGGGGGQDPYELFRWFFGPDFVPPGRGPRQPTPPGNNDEGQEVPRGVGSGFFISADGYILTNHHVVNGADDIYVTLTDRREFKAKVIGSDERTDVALIKVEAAGMTPLKPGDPTQLRKGEWVMAIGSPFGLDSTVTAGIVSATGRDTGDYLPFIQTDVAVNPGNSGGPLLNMRGEVVGINSQIISRSGGFMGISLAIPIDEAMRVVDQLRSSGRVIRGRIGVQIGEVSKEVADAIGLGRTAGASVGMVEPGSPAEKAGIEPGDVILKFNGKTIERSSDLPRTVGETKPGTKATIQVWRRGSTRDLSITVGELEPDKAAAARQDEGGSQAQKTNVLGLAVSDLPAARRRELRVRGGVQVDAADGPAARAGIRQGDVILALDNTEITGASQFNGLVAKIDRNKVHGVLVRRDDLTQWVPIRPTR
- a CDS encoding MucB/RseB C-terminal domain-containing protein — protein: MSEVSRSAVVWSTRSLAFAMLCLVTIASQAQSSAPAVPADGTGLLQRIQSSARELNYSGVFAYQQGASMQSSRITHVYDGKSEHERLELLDGQPLEFLRKDDEIQCLLPQKRAVLIETRTARDRFPGLMIGGPDQLGEHYDVSVEAEPERVADRDCQVITLRPRDNDRYGYRLCADSSSGLLLRAQTLSPEDEVVEQVAFIALQVGADVDRKQLKPRWKTEGWRVVRTQLKPVKLADLGWKVGEPVGFHRMMEVQRSMGGKPDVKQVMLSDGLAAISVFIEPYSESHPKQVGPGVRGAINVVGRRLGDHWITVLGEAPLGTIQQIADSISYTPVAARKP